One Lysobacter enzymogenes DNA segment encodes these proteins:
- the pnp gene encoding polyribonucleotide nucleotidyltransferase produces the protein MAKITKTFQYGNHQVTLETGEIARQAGGAVIVKMDDTVLLVTAVAAKSAREGQDFFPLTVDYQEKFYAGGRIPGGFFKREGRATEKETLISRLIDRPIRPLFPEDYRNEVQIIATVMSLNPEVDGDIPALIGASAAMALAGTPFQGPIGAAKVGYKNGQYLLNPTAAELADSDLELVVAGTSNAVLMVESEANMLSEEVMLGAVMFGHREMQKVINVINELVVEAGTKPSSWEAPAKNEALIGALKEAVGDQLAGAFQVRDKLQRRDAIGAIKKDVLLSLAGRAESEGWSSGELSKEFGELEYQTMRSSVLDTKIRIDGRALDTVRPISSKVGVLPRTHGSSLFTRGETQAIVVATLGTARDGQIIDAVSGEYKEHFLFHYNFPPFSVGECGRMMGPKRREIGHGRLAKRGVLAVMPSMEAFPYTIRVVSEITESNGSSSMASVCGSSLALMDAGVPIKAPVAGIAMGLVKEGDNFVVLSDILGDEDHLGDMDFKVAGTSEGISALQMDIKIQGITEEIMKVALEQAKAGRLHILGEMAHAITESRSELSEYAPRLLTMKIHPDKIREVIGKGGSTIQAITKETGTQIDIQDDGTIVIASVNAAAAQAAKSRIDQIVSDVEPGRIYEGKVAKIMDFGAFVTILPGKDGLVHVSQISSERVEKVSDKLKEGDVVKVKVLEVDKQGRIRLSIKAVEEGEGVSAE, from the coding sequence GTGGCAAAAATTACCAAGACCTTCCAGTACGGCAACCATCAGGTGACCCTGGAGACCGGCGAGATCGCCCGTCAGGCCGGCGGCGCCGTCATCGTCAAGATGGACGACACCGTGCTGCTGGTGACCGCCGTCGCCGCCAAGAGCGCGCGCGAGGGGCAGGATTTCTTCCCGCTCACCGTCGATTACCAGGAGAAGTTCTACGCCGGCGGCCGCATCCCGGGCGGCTTCTTCAAGCGCGAAGGCCGCGCGACGGAGAAGGAAACCCTGATCTCGCGCCTGATCGACCGTCCGATCCGCCCGCTGTTCCCGGAAGACTACCGTAACGAAGTGCAGATCATCGCCACGGTGATGTCGCTGAATCCGGAAGTCGACGGCGACATCCCGGCGCTGATCGGCGCCTCGGCCGCGATGGCGCTGGCCGGCACCCCGTTCCAGGGCCCGATCGGCGCGGCCAAGGTCGGTTACAAGAACGGCCAGTACCTGCTCAACCCGACCGCCGCCGAGCTGGCCGACTCCGACCTGGAACTGGTCGTGGCCGGCACCTCCAACGCGGTGCTGATGGTCGAATCCGAAGCCAACATGCTGTCCGAAGAGGTCATGCTCGGCGCGGTGATGTTCGGCCATCGCGAGATGCAGAAGGTCATCAACGTCATCAACGAGCTGGTCGTCGAAGCCGGCACCAAGCCGTCGAGCTGGGAAGCTCCGGCCAAGAACGAAGCGCTGATCGGCGCGCTCAAGGAAGCGGTGGGCGACCAGCTCGCCGGCGCCTTCCAGGTGCGCGACAAGCTGCAGCGCCGCGACGCCATCGGTGCGATCAAGAAGGACGTGCTGCTGTCGCTGGCCGGCCGCGCCGAATCCGAGGGCTGGTCCTCGGGCGAACTGTCGAAGGAATTCGGCGAGCTCGAATACCAGACCATGCGCAGCTCGGTGCTCGACACCAAGATCCGCATCGACGGCCGCGCGCTCGACACCGTGCGCCCGATCTCCTCGAAGGTCGGCGTGCTGCCGCGCACCCACGGCTCCTCGCTGTTCACCCGCGGCGAGACCCAGGCCATCGTGGTCGCCACCCTCGGCACCGCGCGCGACGGCCAGATCATCGACGCCGTCTCGGGCGAGTACAAGGAACACTTCCTGTTCCACTACAACTTCCCGCCCTTCTCGGTCGGCGAGTGCGGCCGCATGATGGGCCCGAAGCGCCGCGAAATCGGCCACGGCCGCCTCGCCAAGCGCGGCGTGCTCGCGGTGATGCCGAGCATGGAAGCGTTCCCGTACACCATCCGCGTGGTCTCGGAAATCACCGAGTCGAACGGTTCGTCCTCGATGGCTTCGGTCTGCGGCAGCTCGCTGGCGCTGATGGACGCCGGCGTGCCGATCAAGGCGCCGGTCGCCGGCATCGCGATGGGCCTGGTCAAGGAAGGCGACAACTTCGTCGTCCTGTCCGACATCCTGGGCGATGAAGACCACCTCGGCGACATGGACTTCAAGGTCGCCGGCACGTCGGAAGGCATCTCGGCGCTGCAGATGGACATCAAGATCCAGGGCATCACCGAAGAGATCATGAAGGTCGCGCTGGAGCAGGCCAAGGCCGGCCGCCTGCACATCCTCGGCGAGATGGCCCACGCCATCACCGAGTCGCGCTCGGAGCTGTCCGAGTACGCGCCGCGCCTGCTGACGATGAAGATCCACCCGGACAAGATCCGCGAAGTGATCGGCAAGGGCGGCTCGACCATCCAGGCGATCACCAAGGAAACCGGCACCCAGATCGACATCCAGGACGACGGCACCATCGTCATCGCCTCGGTCAACGCCGCCGCCGCGCAGGCCGCCAAGTCGCGCATCGACCAGATCGTCTCCGACGTCGAGCCGGGCCGCATCTACGAGGGCAAGGTCGCCAAGATCATGGACTTCGGCGCGTTCGTGACCATCCTGCCGGGCAAGGACGGCCTGGTGCACGTGTCGCAGATCTCCAGCGAGCGCGTCGAGAAGGTCTCCGACAAGCTCAAGGAAGGCGACGTGGTCAAGGTCAAGGTGCTGGAAGTCGACAAGCAGGGCCGCATCCGCCTGTCGATCAAGGCCGTGGAAGAAGGCGAGGGCGTCTCGGCCGAATAA
- the rpsO gene encoding 30S ribosomal protein S15: MSIDTQKVIEDNKRGANDTGSPEVQVALLTARIEQLTGHFKAHKQDHHSRRGLLMMVNRRRSLLDYLKRKDNERYKALIEKLGLRR, translated from the coding sequence ATGTCGATCGACACACAGAAAGTCATTGAAGACAACAAGCGCGGCGCCAACGACACCGGTTCGCCGGAAGTCCAGGTCGCCCTGCTGACCGCGCGCATCGAGCAGCTGACCGGCCACTTCAAGGCCCACAAGCAGGATCACCACAGCCGTCGCGGCCTGCTGATGATGGTCAACCGCCGTCGCAGCCTGCTCGACTACCTCAAGCGCAAAGACAACGAGCGCTACAAGGCCCTGATCGAGAAGCTCGGCCTGCGCCGCTAA
- the truB gene encoding tRNA pseudouridine(55) synthase TruB: MRKRQWRNVDGLLLLDKPQGLSSNQALQQARHLFRAEKGGHTGSLDPLATGLLPLCFGEATKIAGLLLGARKAYTATAVLGLTTDSDDADGAPLRERPVLEFDPAEIEAALAPLRGTILQRAPIYSALKQGGEPLYAKARRGEAIEAPEREVSVHSLTLTGRDGPRLELHIECGSGTYVRSLVRDLGEALGCGAHVATLRRSWVEPFLAPAMVTLVQLRELAERGDERVLDALLLPIEAGLSGFEQVALDAVAAQRLGHGQAVACAEGEPGLVAIYGETGRCLGLGLRQAGGRLQPQRLFRWAAQGG, translated from the coding sequence ATGCGTAAACGTCAATGGCGCAACGTCGACGGCCTGCTGCTGCTCGACAAGCCGCAGGGCCTGAGCTCGAACCAGGCCTTGCAGCAGGCGCGCCACCTGTTCCGCGCCGAGAAGGGCGGCCATACCGGCAGCCTCGACCCGCTCGCCACCGGCCTGTTGCCGCTGTGCTTCGGCGAGGCGACCAAGATCGCCGGGCTGCTGCTGGGCGCGCGCAAGGCCTACACCGCCACCGCCGTGCTCGGCCTGACCACCGACAGCGACGACGCCGACGGCGCGCCGCTGCGCGAGCGGCCGGTGCTGGAATTCGACCCGGCCGAAATCGAGGCCGCGCTGGCGCCGCTGCGCGGGACCATCCTGCAGCGCGCGCCGATCTATTCCGCGCTCAAGCAGGGCGGCGAACCGCTGTACGCCAAGGCCCGCCGCGGCGAGGCGATCGAAGCGCCCGAGCGCGAAGTCAGCGTGCACTCGCTGACCCTGACCGGGCGCGACGGCCCGCGCCTGGAACTGCACATCGAATGCGGCTCGGGCACCTATGTGCGCAGCCTGGTCCGCGACCTCGGCGAGGCGCTGGGCTGCGGCGCCCACGTGGCGACGCTGCGGCGCTCGTGGGTCGAGCCGTTCCTGGCCCCGGCCATGGTGACCCTGGTGCAGCTGCGCGAGCTGGCCGAGCGCGGCGACGAACGCGTCCTCGACGCCCTGTTGCTGCCGATCGAGGCCGGCCTGAGCGGATTCGAGCAGGTCGCCCTGGACGCCGTCGCCGCCCAGCGCCTCGGCCACGGCCAGGCGGTGGCCTGCGCCGAGGGCGAGCCCGGTTTGGTCGCGATCTATGGCGAGACAGGCCGCTGTCTGGGCCTTGGCCTGCGTCAGGCCGGCGGGCGCCTGCAGCCGCAGCGGCTGTTCCGCTGGGCCGCGCAGGGCGGTTGA
- the rbfA gene encoding 30S ribosome-binding factor RbfA, whose amino-acid sequence MPSKSFHRTDRVSAQLRRELGTLVREAVREHGLPSVSVSDVEISRDLAHAKVFVTALQPERSAEAVKALKELSRELRFQLGRAMKLRHVPELHFHYDDSVDRGERIEHLLREAPAVTEDADGEAPQDGEDRSRDAD is encoded by the coding sequence ATGCCCAGCAAATCGTTCCACCGCACCGATCGCGTTTCCGCCCAGCTCCGCCGCGAGTTGGGCACGCTGGTGCGCGAAGCCGTGCGCGAGCACGGCCTGCCGTCGGTCAGCGTGTCCGACGTCGAGATCTCCCGCGACCTGGCCCATGCCAAGGTCTTCGTCACCGCGTTGCAGCCCGAGCGTTCGGCCGAGGCGGTCAAGGCGCTCAAGGAACTGTCGCGCGAACTGCGCTTCCAGCTCGGCCGGGCGATGAAGCTGCGGCACGTGCCGGAGCTGCATTTCCACTACGACGATTCGGTCGACCGCGGCGAGCGCATCGAGCATCTGCTGCGCGAAGCGCCGGCAGTCACCGAAGACGCCGACGGCGAGGCGCCGCAAGACGGCGAAGACCGCTCCAGGGACGCCGACTGA
- the infB gene encoding translation initiation factor IF-2, whose translation MSQQTTIRKLAELVNTPVEKLLEQLAEAGMKFSGPDQVVTSIEKVKLLGFLKRSHGKADKPADGDEAAKKITLNRSRKQEITVGGGKNRTTVDVVVRKKVTLVKPNEGAGGVGEDEERAEILRKLEESKQRNLAEQQRLAADDKRRADAVDAARRAVEDAARAKAEEEAAALRANEPAPAPAASEPAKAAAPGAAAADPARKPPATHGHGHPKPARPEPARPADDRNAAAARHKTRGSHAMVAGVEDDDSANRFAGQLHLSPSDRARRSNSNTRGKGGRMQQNRRQNEQSRSGGGQHGFSRPTAPIVREVAIGETITVADLAQKLALKGGDVVKAMFKMGVMATINQSIDHDTAALVTEELGHIVVKALGNDAEDALLAHAEEAQGDKAPRPPVVTIMGHVDHGKTSLLDYIRRTKVASGEAGGITQHIGAYHVETPKGVISFLDTPGHAAFTSMRARGAKLTDIVVLVVAADDGVMPQTKEAVQHAKAAGVPLIVAINKIDKSDADPLRVKNELLGEDVVAEDFGGDTQMVELSAKTGAGVDNLLDAISLQAEVLELKAAPVGRATGTVIESALDKGRGPVATVLVQQGQLKKGDYLVCGVHYGRVRALFDETGKQVEQAGPSIPVQVLGLSGVPDAGDDFVVVEDERLAKDVAQQRDAKRRESRLVAAAGNRMEDIMAQMGKGEGQLSLNLVVKADVQGSVEALRQALVALSNEQIRINVISSGVGGITESDANAAATAKATVIGFNVRADASARRIIEANGVDLRYFSIIYDVIDQVKQVASGILGMEIREEIIGTAEVRDVFRSSKFGAVAGCMVIEGVVKRSKPIRVLRDNAVVFEGELESLRRFKENVDEVRNGTECGIGVKAYNDVKPGDQIECFERIEVQRTL comes from the coding sequence ATGTCGCAGCAAACCACCATCCGCAAGCTGGCCGAACTGGTGAACACGCCGGTCGAGAAGTTGCTGGAACAGCTGGCCGAGGCCGGCATGAAGTTCAGCGGCCCCGACCAGGTCGTGACCAGCATCGAGAAAGTCAAGCTGCTCGGCTTCCTCAAGCGTTCCCACGGCAAGGCCGACAAGCCCGCCGACGGCGACGAGGCGGCGAAGAAGATCACCCTCAACCGCAGCCGCAAGCAGGAAATCACCGTCGGCGGCGGCAAGAACCGCACCACGGTCGACGTGGTGGTGCGCAAGAAGGTGACCTTGGTCAAGCCGAACGAAGGCGCCGGCGGCGTCGGCGAGGACGAGGAGCGCGCCGAGATCCTGCGCAAGCTGGAGGAATCCAAGCAGCGCAACCTCGCCGAGCAGCAGCGCCTGGCCGCCGACGACAAGCGTCGCGCCGACGCCGTCGACGCCGCGCGTCGCGCGGTCGAGGACGCCGCGCGCGCCAAGGCCGAGGAAGAGGCCGCCGCGCTGCGCGCCAACGAGCCCGCGCCGGCCCCGGCCGCTTCGGAGCCGGCCAAGGCCGCCGCTCCGGGCGCGGCCGCCGCCGACCCGGCGCGCAAGCCGCCGGCGACGCATGGCCACGGCCATCCCAAGCCCGCCCGGCCCGAACCCGCGCGTCCCGCCGACGACCGCAACGCCGCGGCCGCCCGCCACAAGACCCGCGGCTCGCACGCGATGGTCGCCGGCGTGGAAGACGACGATTCGGCCAACCGTTTCGCCGGCCAGCTGCACCTGTCGCCGTCCGACCGCGCCCGCCGCAGCAACAGCAACACCCGCGGCAAGGGCGGCCGGATGCAGCAGAACCGTCGCCAGAACGAGCAGTCGCGCTCCGGTGGCGGCCAGCACGGCTTCTCGCGGCCGACCGCGCCGATCGTGCGCGAAGTCGCCATCGGCGAGACCATCACCGTCGCCGATCTCGCCCAGAAGCTCGCGCTCAAGGGCGGCGACGTGGTCAAGGCGATGTTCAAGATGGGCGTCATGGCGACCATCAACCAGAGCATCGACCACGACACCGCCGCGCTGGTGACCGAAGAGCTCGGCCACATCGTGGTCAAGGCCCTGGGCAACGACGCCGAGGACGCGCTGCTGGCCCACGCCGAAGAGGCACAGGGCGACAAGGCGCCGCGTCCGCCGGTGGTCACCATCATGGGCCACGTCGACCACGGCAAGACCTCACTGCTGGACTACATCCGCCGCACCAAGGTCGCCTCCGGCGAAGCCGGCGGCATCACCCAGCACATCGGCGCGTACCACGTGGAAACGCCGAAGGGCGTCATCAGCTTCCTCGATACTCCGGGCCACGCCGCGTTCACCTCGATGCGCGCGCGCGGCGCCAAGCTGACCGACATCGTGGTGCTGGTCGTGGCCGCCGACGACGGCGTCATGCCGCAGACCAAGGAAGCCGTGCAGCACGCCAAGGCCGCCGGCGTTCCGCTGATCGTGGCGATCAACAAGATCGACAAGTCCGACGCCGATCCGCTGCGGGTCAAGAACGAACTGCTGGGCGAGGATGTGGTCGCCGAGGATTTCGGCGGCGACACCCAGATGGTCGAACTCTCGGCCAAGACCGGCGCGGGCGTGGACAATCTGCTCGACGCGATCTCGTTGCAGGCCGAAGTGCTCGAACTCAAGGCCGCTCCGGTCGGCCGCGCCACCGGCACGGTGATCGAATCCGCGCTCGACAAGGGCCGCGGCCCGGTCGCCACGGTGCTGGTCCAGCAGGGCCAGCTCAAGAAGGGCGACTACCTCGTGTGCGGCGTGCATTACGGCCGCGTGCGCGCCTTGTTCGACGAAACCGGCAAGCAGGTCGAACAGGCCGGCCCGTCGATTCCGGTGCAGGTGCTCGGCCTGTCGGGCGTGCCCGACGCCGGCGATGACTTCGTCGTGGTCGAGGACGAACGCCTGGCCAAGGACGTGGCGCAGCAGCGCGACGCCAAGCGCCGCGAATCGCGCCTGGTCGCCGCCGCCGGCAACCGCATGGAAGACATCATGGCCCAGATGGGTAAGGGCGAGGGCCAGCTGAGCCTCAACCTCGTCGTCAAGGCCGACGTGCAGGGTTCGGTGGAAGCGTTGCGCCAGGCTCTGGTCGCGCTGTCCAACGAGCAGATCCGCATCAACGTGATCAGCTCCGGCGTGGGCGGCATCACCGAATCCGACGCCAACGCCGCGGCCACCGCCAAGGCGACCGTGATCGGCTTCAACGTCCGCGCCGACGCCTCCGCGCGCCGCATCATCGAGGCCAACGGCGTCGACCTGCGCTACTTCTCGATCATCTATGACGTGATCGACCAGGTGAAGCAGGTCGCCTCGGGCATCCTCGGCATGGAGATCCGCGAGGAGATCATCGGCACCGCCGAGGTCCGCGACGTGTTCCGCAGCTCCAAGTTCGGCGCGGTCGCCGGCTGCATGGTGATCGAGGGCGTGGTCAAGCGCTCCAAGCCGATCCGCGTGCTGCGCGACAACGCGGTGGTCTTCGAAGGCGAGCTCGAATCGCTGCGCCGCTTCAAGGAAAACGTCGACGAAGTGCGCAACGGCACCGAATGCGGCATCGGCGTGAAGGCGTACAACGACGTCAAGCCGGGCGACCAGATCGAGTGCTTCGAGCGCATCGAGGTCCAGCGCACGCTTTGA
- the nusA gene encoding transcription termination factor NusA: MSKELLLVVDAVANEKGVPREVIFEAIEAALASAAKKRYHDEDVLVRVSIDQKDGSYETFRRMEVVADDVVMESPDRQIRLMDAVDEVEGVEVGDYIEEQIENPEFGRIAAQAAKQVIVQRVREAERAQVVDAWKDRVGELVTGIVKRVERGNIYVDLGGNSEAIIPKDKGIPRDVLRAGDRVRGYLFDVRTEPRGPQLFISRAAPEFMMELFKLEVPEVGQGLVSIKACARDPGDRAKIAVLAHDNRTDPIGACIGMRGSRVQAVSNELNGERVDIVLWSDNPAQFVINAMAPAEVQSIIVDEEKHSMDLAVAEERLAQAIGKGGQNVRLASRLSGWQLNVMTQDQVTAKSEAEQNAARQLFQDKLEVDEEIAGILVSEGFSTVEEIAYVPVGELLAVEGFDEDIVEELRARARDALLNEALAAEEELDEHQPAADLLELAGMDEALAFTLASRGVVSRDDLADLATDELTDIEGVDEERAAALIMEARKHWFE, encoded by the coding sequence ATGAGCAAGGAACTGTTGCTGGTGGTGGACGCGGTCGCCAACGAAAAGGGCGTACCGCGCGAAGTGATCTTCGAGGCCATCGAGGCCGCGCTGGCCTCGGCCGCGAAGAAGCGCTACCACGACGAGGACGTGCTGGTGCGCGTGTCCATCGACCAGAAGGACGGCAGCTACGAGACCTTCCGGCGCATGGAGGTCGTGGCCGACGACGTGGTCATGGAGTCGCCGGACCGCCAGATCCGCCTGATGGACGCGGTCGACGAAGTCGAGGGCGTGGAAGTCGGCGACTACATCGAAGAACAGATCGAGAATCCCGAGTTCGGCCGCATCGCCGCGCAGGCCGCCAAGCAGGTGATCGTGCAGCGCGTGCGCGAGGCCGAGCGCGCCCAGGTCGTGGACGCGTGGAAGGACCGCGTCGGCGAGCTGGTCACCGGCATCGTCAAGCGCGTGGAGCGCGGCAACATCTACGTGGACCTGGGCGGCAACTCCGAGGCGATCATCCCCAAGGACAAGGGCATCCCGCGCGACGTGCTGCGCGCCGGCGACCGCGTCCGCGGCTACCTGTTCGACGTGCGCACCGAGCCGCGCGGCCCGCAGCTGTTCATCAGCCGCGCCGCGCCGGAATTCATGATGGAGCTGTTCAAGCTGGAAGTGCCGGAAGTCGGCCAGGGCCTGGTCTCGATCAAGGCCTGCGCGCGCGATCCGGGCGACCGCGCCAAGATCGCGGTGCTGGCGCACGACAACCGCACCGATCCGATCGGCGCCTGCATCGGCATGCGCGGTTCGCGCGTGCAGGCGGTGTCGAACGAACTCAACGGCGAGCGCGTGGACATCGTGCTGTGGTCGGACAACCCGGCCCAGTTCGTCATCAACGCGATGGCGCCGGCGGAAGTGCAGTCGATCATCGTCGACGAAGAGAAGCACTCGATGGACCTGGCCGTGGCCGAAGAGCGACTGGCCCAGGCGATCGGCAAGGGCGGCCAGAACGTGCGCCTGGCCAGCCGCCTGTCGGGCTGGCAGCTCAACGTCATGACCCAGGACCAGGTCACCGCCAAGTCCGAGGCCGAGCAGAACGCGGCGCGCCAGCTGTTCCAGGACAAGCTGGAAGTGGACGAGGAGATCGCCGGCATCCTGGTGTCCGAGGGCTTCAGCACGGTCGAGGAAATCGCCTACGTGCCGGTCGGCGAGCTGCTGGCGGTGGAGGGCTTCGACGAGGACATCGTCGAGGAACTGCGCGCCCGCGCCCGCGATGCGCTGCTCAACGAGGCGCTGGCGGCCGAGGAAGAGCTCGACGAGCACCAGCCCGCGGCCGACCTGCTGGAACTGGCCGGCATGGACGAGGCGCTGGCGTTCACCCTGGCTTCGCGCGGCGTGGTCAGCCGCGACGACCTGGCCGATCTGGCCACCGACGAGTTGACCGATATCGAAGGCGTGGACGAGGAACGTGCCGCCGCCCTGATCATGGAAGCGCGCAAGCACTGGTTCGAATGA
- the rimP gene encoding ribosome maturation factor RimP produces MTDKATQIAQLLAPTVASLGVELLGIEYLPAPGSATLRVYIDVPAAELDATAEGEQPRSVGIEDCEAVSREISAQLDVEDPISGNYTLEVSSPGIDRPLFALDHYRRFAGETAKVGLKLPHEGRRRLQGEIVGVEGEQVVFAIDGARFAVPFSNIDKARIVPDWAALGFAPEKPGKAAPGKLAPGKVAPGKSRPAKDKPSKPDASKK; encoded by the coding sequence GTGACGGACAAGGCAACGCAAATCGCGCAACTGCTGGCGCCCACGGTGGCGTCGCTGGGCGTGGAACTGCTCGGCATCGAATACCTGCCCGCGCCGGGCAGCGCCACGCTGCGCGTGTACATCGACGTGCCGGCCGCCGAGCTCGACGCGACCGCCGAAGGCGAGCAGCCGCGCTCGGTCGGCATCGAGGACTGCGAGGCGGTCAGCCGCGAGATCTCGGCCCAGCTCGACGTCGAGGATCCGATCAGCGGCAACTACACCCTCGAGGTGTCCTCGCCGGGCATCGACCGTCCGCTGTTCGCGCTCGACCACTACCGCCGCTTCGCCGGCGAGACCGCCAAGGTCGGGCTGAAGCTGCCGCACGAAGGCCGTCGCCGCCTGCAGGGCGAGATCGTCGGCGTGGAAGGCGAGCAGGTGGTGTTCGCGATCGACGGCGCGCGCTTCGCGGTGCCGTTCTCGAACATCGACAAGGCGCGGATCGTGCCGGACTGGGCGGCGCTGGGCTTCGCCCCGGAGAAGCCCGGCAAGGCCGCGCCCGGCAAGCTCGCGCCCGGCAAGGTCGCGCCTGGCAAGAGCCGGCCCGCCAAGGACAAGCCTTCGAAGCCGGACGCTTCGAAGAAGTAA
- a CDS encoding DUF6053 domain-containing protein: MGPGLTVVGGPSGPTLSAQVPATRHKSIGPEGPPATGGPAAESAFIESDGGAGVPAARGPCSIGPEKNNRLETVLGA; encoded by the coding sequence GTGGGGCCTGGCCTGACGGTTGTGGGAGGGCCTTCAGGCCCGACGCTCTCCGCTCAGGTCCCGGCGACCAGGCACAAGAGCATCGGGCCTGAAGGCCCTCCCGCAACAGGAGGCCCTGCGGCTGAATCGGCATTCATCGAAAGCGACGGCGGAGCAGGGGTTCCAGCCGCCCGCGGACCATGCTCAATCGGTCCTGAGAAAAATAATCGGCTCGAAACTGTCCTGGGGGCTTGA
- the nuoN gene encoding NADH-quinone oxidoreductase subunit NuoN — translation MNMPVRSLADIMPLLPELVVVVGAFALLMLDLFVEERNRIVSHVFSILVVAAATAMIAFDVGGQGTVLSGMFVRDTAADVLKLGIGVVGILSLIYTWPYLRARGLYKGEVGVLMLFAIAGMMFLVSAGSLTMVYVGLEMLALCSYALVAVDRDSPLASEAAIKYFVLGALASGLLLYGLSLIYGATGSLMLDQIAVAASVGPKSMMLITGVVFVVAGIAFKFGAAPFHMWLPDVYQGAPTPITLFIGAAPKLAAFGMTYRLLEVGAHGLDHHWRLLLAGLAVLSLAIGNLSALLQTNLKRLLAYSTVSHVGFLFIGMAGGGAQGFAAAMFYAISYAIMTSAAFAAIIVMSSRGFEADRIDDYKGLNARNPWLAGMILCVMASLAGLPPFLGFWAKLAVLKAALQGDMLWLAIVGVVFAVIGAFYYLRVIKAMYFDEPEGKLPPPNEDRPLRVVFGVNALALLALGIAWNPIMEWCQRAFAA, via the coding sequence ATGAACATGCCCGTACGCTCTCTCGCCGACATCATGCCCCTGCTGCCCGAACTGGTGGTCGTCGTCGGCGCGTTCGCGCTGCTGATGCTCGACCTGTTCGTCGAGGAGCGGAACCGCATCGTTTCCCACGTCTTCTCGATCCTGGTGGTCGCCGCGGCGACGGCGATGATCGCCTTCGACGTGGGCGGGCAGGGCACCGTGCTCAGCGGCATGTTCGTGCGCGACACCGCTGCCGACGTGCTCAAGCTCGGCATCGGCGTGGTCGGCATCCTGTCGCTGATCTACACCTGGCCCTACCTGCGCGCGCGCGGGTTGTACAAGGGCGAGGTCGGGGTGCTGATGCTGTTCGCGATCGCCGGCATGATGTTCCTGGTCTCCGCCGGCAGCCTGACCATGGTCTACGTCGGCCTGGAAATGCTGGCGCTGTGCTCGTACGCGCTGGTCGCGGTCGACCGCGACAGCCCGCTGGCCTCGGAAGCGGCGATCAAGTACTTCGTGCTCGGCGCGCTGGCTTCGGGCCTGCTGCTGTACGGCCTGTCGCTGATCTACGGCGCCACCGGCAGCCTGATGCTCGACCAGATCGCGGTGGCCGCCTCGGTCGGTCCCAAGTCGATGATGCTGATCACCGGCGTGGTGTTCGTGGTCGCCGGCATCGCCTTCAAGTTCGGCGCCGCGCCGTTCCACATGTGGCTGCCGGACGTCTACCAGGGCGCGCCGACCCCGATCACGCTGTTCATCGGCGCCGCGCCCAAGCTGGCCGCGTTCGGCATGACCTACCGCCTGCTGGAAGTCGGCGCGCACGGCCTGGACCACCACTGGCGCCTGCTGCTGGCCGGCCTGGCGGTGCTGTCGCTGGCGATCGGCAACCTCAGCGCGCTGCTGCAGACCAATCTCAAGCGTCTGCTCGCGTACTCGACGGTCTCGCACGTCGGCTTCCTGTTCATCGGCATGGCCGGCGGCGGCGCGCAGGGCTTCGCCGCGGCGATGTTCTACGCGATCAGCTACGCGATCATGACCTCGGCCGCGTTCGCCGCGATCATCGTCATGTCCAGCCGCGGCTTCGAGGCCGACCGGATCGACGACTACAAGGGCCTCAACGCGCGCAACCCGTGGCTGGCCGGCATGATCCTGTGCGTGATGGCCTCGCTGGCCGGCCTGCCGCCGTTCCTGGGCTTCTGGGCCAAGCTGGCGGTGCTCAAGGCCGCGCTGCAGGGCGACATGCTGTGGCTGGCCATCGTCGGCGTCGTGTTCGCGGTGATCGGCGCGTTCTACTACCTGCGCGTGATCAAGGCGATGTACTTCGACGAACCCGAAGGCAAGCTGCCGCCGCCGAACGAAGACCGCCCGCTGCGCGTGGTGTTCGGGGTCAACGCGCTGGCGCTGCTGGCGCTGGGCATCGCCTGGAACCCGATCATGGAGTGGTGCCAGCGCGCGTTCGCGGCCTGA